One genomic segment of Candidatus Binatia bacterium includes these proteins:
- a CDS encoding DUF4118 domain-containing protein, producing the protein MKYLRTYAVVIGSVAAAALTTWLLRPHMQVAVSIVFLGAVMVSAWYGGVVPGLTAAALSVASFEYLFHRTPPTIENVTEWAVRTIMFVAASLLVSYFEASLRNALKQVET; encoded by the coding sequence ATGAAGTACCTGCGCACGTACGCGGTCGTGATCGGCTCGGTGGCCGCCGCCGCACTGACCACATGGCTCCTGCGGCCGCACATGCAGGTGGCCGTGTCCATCGTCTTCCTGGGCGCGGTCATGGTCAGCGCATGGTACGGCGGAGTCGTGCCCGGATTAACGGCTGCGGCGCTATCCGTCGCCTCGTTTGAATACCTCTTCCATCGCACACCGCCGACGATCGAAAACGTCACCGAATGGGCGGTGCGAACGATCATGTTTGTCGCCGCATCCCTACTGGTCAGCTACTTTGAAGCATCCCTGCGCAATGCGCTGAAGCAAGTGGAGACAG